GATTGCTTGGAAGTAAAATATGAAGGCTCAAAACCTTTGCATAATACTCTAGTTCACATCATTTTGGCAATACAACAcactgaatatgtgtgtgttgtattGCCAAAGAAGTTCATTTAGCCAATTGCTAAATGAACAAGAACTTGTGTTTTCTCTTGAATTCAACTGATGTTATGTGTAAagtaaaaatcattttgtttcctATTGTGTGAACGGTTATGTTATATGTTTTTGGGCAGAATTGGTTTCAGTGATGGAATATATGATTGTTTTAGCTGTGAGTTGAATATAGTGAACTGTAAGGCACCTGCTCAAAgcaccaaaggaaaaaaaaaagtttaaaaatctcATCAGAAGCATGTTTCTTCACAGAAATCATTgaattcaattcacttttaaTTATATAATGTCAACTCACAACAACGGttgcttcaaggtgctttatattgtaaggtaaagaccctaccaTAATACAGAGAACTAacatatgaccccttatgagcaggTGCTGTGGCGACAGAGGGATGGCTCAGGCAGGGGCGGCCAGCTGTTGCCACTGGTTCGGGATAAGGGGAGGGGGACAGGACAAAGTAACCATAGTGGTGTGTAAACGCATAATGAGTGAAAAATGTGCGTCAACAAGAAACATTCATCGTGGGAAGCCCCCATCAATGTAATTAAGAGAGGATTCAGAGTCAcatgatccagccctaactatatgctgtatcatcttaaaagtagagagtttgtctgtctcccaaatccaaactggaagctggtttcacagaaagggggcctgaaaactgaaggctctgccccccctcttttaaatattctgggaaccacaagtaaacctgcagtcagagcaaagtgctcttTTTGGGTGATATAAATCATGACCTGGTTGCTCAGAAAACTTAACATTGTGACCAAGAACCATTTTAATTGTTACTGAACTACACCCTGCAGACGTATCACAGTGCATCTACTGATGATGACGTGCTTGTGCTCTTGACAGGGTGACAGGATTTAATGTAAACGTTAAGGACTCCCCATCGGCTGAGCTATAATGTCAGGTAGCTGTGAGCTTCCTTTAGCTGGCGGATGTAGACAGCAGAAAGAAAgtagtgtgttttatttatttatttattttatttttatttttaaaatgtcacccGATCATGTTTTGTGCTTTGAACACAGAGTGAATGCCATCTAGTTCCATTAAATGAGGGAAGAAAGAAATTTCACAACTCTCATCCAAACAGTCTTTACAACTGGAGTGTCTGCATGCCAGAGGGAAAATGTATGTTTGATAttgagatgatttgagatgTTACTATTTCCAGATTGGAGATTTTGGATTTGTTATGCCACGTCTGCCTCGtcacattttctattttttttttttttttttttttttttttcttgcatgtttttgttttggcagTGACGGCTGTATTTAACCACAGGTTTGCTTGTCCTTCTGGCCGTCCAAGTGTCCCTTCTCCCTCACATTCATACCACTCACTGTCAttcaaactgaaaaatgttCTCTTCTTCTGCGCCTCTGCAGCAGCTGAGAGCCAACATGAGAGAGATGGAGAAGCTGTGCACTCGGGTCCGTGCTGAAGACGCCGACGCTCTGGAAGCACTCATCAAGCCGGTCAGAGACAGGGCGTCAGCCGCCGCACAGGACTTCCTCCGTTTGCACTCTAACCCCGAGCCTCAGCCCGCTCCAGCGTCACCACCTGCCACTCATTCATCCAGCTGTGCATCCAGTAGCTGCCACACTGATGACAATACGAGCGACGTACCAGGATTTGGCAGGCAAAGCCAGGTCCAGCTCCCAGAAATCCCTCCTGATCAGAGAGCAGCTGAGTCCTGGGATAACCTGGAAGAGGTATGCACGTCTGGAACAAGCTTTAGTCTGCCAGTCATAGTCAGATATGTTCTAATTGTTAGGTAagctgtatgtatgtatgtatgaatgAAGGAAGTCCTTGGGAATATTCACAAATGTCGTGCTTTAAGCCTGTGTGttgattataaataaaaaaatcatttgtctGTTATGGTGGGGTGTTTTTATCCTACAAGTTTTGACttatttctttgctgtgatctCATAGCAAACAAAGAAGTCGATTTATTGTTTCAGGCATGCAATTtcaatctctcttttttttttttcttcttcttttttaggcCTAATAGGATAATAGCAAACCAACAAAACTATGCCTTACATTTGTTGCTGTATCCACAGTCGCTGCTACTGACTGGGTGGTGTTCTGTGGTCCTTTTTAGTGTGCTGATAGAGAAGCGAGGGTGAGGGGTTTCTCGTATGCATGAACTCTCACCtggaaaaagactttaaaaGCAACACAGCGGGCGTTTTTTTTCACAGGCGACATGTCATAGTTATCAGCATGGTACGAGAACCCTGAAACTCACACAGCTAAATTTATATTCATGATTTATTTCACATGTATGCCATGATATCTGTTCCTGCAGACACATTTAGATCTATAGCACATCCTAATTAGTCAGTctcgttaatgcagttatgaaTCCCATTCACTGACAGTCTGGACACTTTGTAGCTGTAGATTTGTACGATAAGCACCTCAAACAAATCAATAcagcattttaatttatttattttttctccccctttcaGGATCTGAAGGAGCTGAGCGGTTTGGTGACAGAGTTTTCTATCCTCGTCCATGTGAGTACAAACGCTCAGCTCTGCATTTCTTTGTCTACATGTGTGCACAGCCACCCCTGTGAACAAAAACAATGTGATAGAGGTCTGAGCACCTCCAGGAGGTGGGTGGTGTGTATttgacctgtgtgtgtctgtgtgcgcgtgctCGCTTGCGTTGCTTGGTAAGGCCCCACTGAGACAAGCTTACACAGAGCAGCTCCGGAGTAGTGCTGGGGCCCCAGAGGCCCTTCAGCGGAGGAGAGATTCAGAAGTAGATGAGTGAGAGTGAAGCAGGGAGAAAGGGGGGGGGCAGGTTTTCACagggggaggagagaggaggggaaaCAAGGGATACATCGGAGCAGGTGGAGAACAGACGGCTCAGATTATCAGTCTTATCCTTAGGGATGGAGGGAGGCTGAGTGAAGGAGAGATTAACAGTGAAGAGGAGGGCGGGTAAAGATGTAGCTAggctgaaaaaacacaaagaggcaCGGGGAGGGGGTGTGGCAGAAAGAGCATAGACATGTTGTGGTGTCTCAAGGGTGAAAGGAGCCGTTAGGGGAGTAATATTCCAGCACTCAGCCACAGTGGAAATActgagtgagtgtgagtgtgtggttgtgtCTGTACATGcgtcatgtttgtgtctgttccGATGTTGGGGCGCCTTCAGGCTTATCTGTATGTTTCTGTGTCTGTACTGAGGCAGAAACACGGCATGAAATTAATTCCCATTACAGTATTATAATAATAGAGCTGTCTGATTGTTTTGGAATTACTGGTGTTAAATGTTATAAACTAACAGCTACGAGGATCTTTTAAACATTCACCAAAACTCATGAacacagtcagaacatggtTAACGTCAAATAACTATTCTAGTcaagattctttcttttgtgaGTGCTGTTATTATATCTGGTTATATtaggatatttttcttttaaaataaaagtgaacagTGGGTCATGATCACTTTTAATGGGAGAGTTACATTAACAGTTTTGGGCTTTGGCACTTTTGGTGGAGCTAAAAAAGGAGCTaaagctttttttcccacttttttctgacattttactGGTTAAATTATTAGTAAAAGCCAAATCTGCAAATTTTTGATTAATCAGAGTAATTATAATAATTGGTTGTTGCCGCTCATTTTATCCCAATTCTCTGTGCCACTGCAGCTTTTAAGCTGGAAAGAAGAATGgtgcagaaaatgaaaatgtgaaaaatctaACACACGATCTCTAAGTCTAGGGTTACAGGTTTAAAATCTCCGAAAACCATCACAAAATAACAGGAAGCTTTCACGCGGGTATTCATAAGAGAAGCGGATTTTTAGTTCgcgagaatgaaagaaagagaaagaaagaaaccgtTTTGAGGAAGAAAAATGCTCCGGTTGTTATTTGGTCACTGTGTCCATCCAACCCTCACATGGAGAGAGACAGCTGCCACTCTGAATATTTCATGAGATCTACACAATgccacacacgcgcacacaccaTATGACCCCCACCCTCACTGAAATCTCCCTTGAATATACCTGCAGCCTCCAAACACACCCCTCTGTTGTTAACTTGTCCTGCGGAGCAGAATTTGGATGGGTAAAAAAATATCTGCACAACAATTGTGCTTacacgtgtgtctgtgtgcgcgtgtttgTAAGTGAATCTGCTTGCTAGCATATGAGTGTGTGTTAATACGTGTTGTGTGTGTCTAACCCCTGCGCATCAGTCCCAGCAGGAGAAGATTGACAGCATAGAGGACAACGTCAACACAGCCGCTGCCAACGTGGAGGAGGGGACCAAGAGCCTGGGGAAGGTGtgtattaatgtgtgtgtgctgataatctgatgtgtgtgcatgtgtttgggaGATGGGGAGATCGATGGCACTTTGCCTCCCAGCCATTCCACAGCGTTTGTCCCTATTGATCTGTTCGAATACGGAGGAAAGCTGCAATTAAGGAAatagagagaggagagggatgGAGAGAGGCGGGATAAGAGGGGCGACAAGAGACAAGAAGAGaagtttgtttgtatgtttgcacgtgtgtgtgtgtgtgtgtgtgtgtgtgtgtgtgtgtgtgtgtgtgtgtagcactgAGAAGAGGTTTAAATGATTGTTTAATAGTTTTCCAGGAGCAGCACTGCCTTTAGCTTAGCACGCCCTTACACTGCTCTGCGCTGAGTGTAAGTCAGCAGACGACTCAGTGCCCTTCACACGTATCACACACTTGAAATGTCGAAAGGTTTGTGTGTAATACCCAGAATGAATCACCTGTTTTTGTCAAAtggcgcacacatgcacacgcacgcgcacgaTGAAAATGAACAATCGTGCTTTTCGGTACAGATTTTCCTGACTTTACATTTAGTTTGAGAAATCTAAGAAGCCAtccatgtttgtctttgtttgagCTCACTGTGGAGTAATTGGACTGTAATTACAAACACTCAGAGATGGTGATGACACACAGTCACACCTGTAAATGCTtacataactaaaaaaaaacagccctcTGTCATCTGCTTTCCTCTTTTGCTTCCTTTAGGACTATCTGCTTGCTTTTGAGTTTTCTGCCAGCACCAAAATACAGTCAGggtaaatttctttttttgagatCATGacgtagaaaaaaaatgtattatatcAGCCTCTCTAGCACAGCTAACACTACTCAGTAATCTGCAGAGTAGTTGAGTTTAAATAAAGGGTCAGAACAATATTGACAGGCATCTTGTTTTcataattttatcatttttcagTTAGCTAATGAGTCTGTGtatgaaatgttttaaaaatgtatgaaaattgTCATTAAATTACCCAGACCAGGCTGATTGTACTGTTTTAGCAGTACAATCAGGGATATTCGATTAGCAGCAAAAGCATCTTTTGGAAGAAATCAGgcaaaatttattattttattaagatTTTCTACCTTAAAGTGGACTTTAAATTGTGAATCAACcaagtaaaaagcaaacaaaaacatctctgTAAATTATTTGAGCTCTACATCAGGGTCTGTGCATACAGACTGATTAAACAAAAACCCTGTGCTGTTAACAGTCAGGACACACTGacctttaaactttttttcaatAAAGCATTCTTTTTaagcagtttctttaaaattaaattgacCCAAATAAACTAAACGAAAGCTGACCTCTCTGTAAGGTCACGGGTAGATGGAGTGGGCCGCACATTAGAGGAGGTTGTGGAGAGATAAGGCGGGTGCGAAGGACGTCAGATGTTTTAACGCATTTGAAAGCTTGTAATCTGTCATCAGGTCAAACGGcattacacacagacacagactcatAGTCACACACGACACCCACGCTTCCTCCACCCTCCACACCTGCACCCAGAGTCCTTTTAACTCAGCTCAGATGAAATTAACATTCCCTCAACTGCCACAGGGGTGGGGACAAGCGATGCCAGCTTTTGAACTAGATTAATTTAATGGTGAAGTGTTAATCAAGTGAGTgtccgcgtgtgtgtgtgtgtgtgtgaggttggTCAGGGAATCAGTCATTAATTGCCATCAGCAAAGAGCACCTTCCACTCTGATGATAACAGCTGTAATAACACACACAGCCCACATCTctctgattgttttttttttcctaaatggaGATAATGAAAACGCTTTGATGCAGCCGTGGAAGTGACGGTTTACATTTACATACGCAAggctgtttgtgtatttattttctaatttcTCCCTTCTTCTGTGAGTTGATGTGTGATCATGAAAGACGCATCCAAACTCTATCGCTGTCTTGAAGCCACAAAGTACTAATGCCACCAAAGAaaggtgtgcgtgcgtgtgtgcgtgcgtgtgtgcgtgtgtgtgtgcgtgtgtgtgtgcgtgtgcgtgtgcgcgtgtgtgtgtgtgtgtgtgtgtgtgtgtgtgtgtgcgtgtctgcagCGGTGTTAAATTAAACTAGAACATATCTCTTTTTCCTGTCTCTCCAGGCAGTTGGCTACAAGTTGGCGGTGTTGCCGGTTGCTGGGGCGCTGCTGGGCGGTGTATTAGGAGGCCCACTTGGCCTGCTGGCTGGCTTTAAAGCTGCAGGGATAGCTGCCGCCCTGGGAGGCGGCGCCCTGGGGTTTGCTGGTGGCAACCTGGTCCAGAAACACCGCCGAGCCAAAGTGGATCTACAGATGAAACAGCTGACGGCGACGCCATCACCGCCACCATCAACACCACCAACAGATGAACCAGAGGCGAGGAAGGACAAATGACCCATCAGCCCCTGGTGTTCCACTGACCTATCACTGACGGTCCTGTATTGACTGACCAATGAACACCTCTGGTGTTGTTGAGCTTCAGAGAGACTGAATGTCGGGTGCTCGCCTTAAACATCGCTGTTACCAAGCACTGTGTAAAACAATTATGTAATGACGGCCTTAATTAAGAGTCACCTGCTGATGTTCCAGGGTGAATGGTGTTTCTGTGGGGATGTTTGTTTTATACAccactgattttatgttctgaaCACAGCACCAGTTTATActtcagggttttttgtttttttgtgctttttgactATTGAGCACAACTCTCTACTAAAAACAATGTTCAGCACTCAAATCAAATTACTTTAAGACGGTTTTATCAGACCCTACCAATAATGTGAGCAGTTAATCCATGTTGCTTAGGCTCATTTCCAGGGTGTTCAGGTTTACCGATGGCTATGCCTCAGTTGTTTGATGCAGATAGTAATGTGAACAGCTTTGTGTAAATTTAAGTGATACTTGGTTTTTATAAATTATATTGATGCACAAAGTGCTACTGTCCATACCTTATCCTGCTGctgccaaataaaacatttctttttaacactGGCTCTTCATTGGATAAACAGAATGAACCGCAGAAATGACAAAGCTGTAGACAACATCCTGTAAAAtggtttttaatttactttttttttttttttaactcttcttctcctctgagATGACAGGTTAAGAAATGGCATCACACTCCCCCCTGTTGGTCTGTATGTGGGCTGATATGTCATTATGTAGGTATCTGTTGGCCTCTGTGGGAAGGGCAGGATGCGCAGTACAAACTTAGCAATGGGTCCCCGTATTCAAGAGCTCCAACTGTGGATTCTCAAGGATCTAGTACCAAAAACTTGTAGACgtataaagacagaaaagcaaTTTTAAGAGAACTCAATTTTAAGTGGCAGACTAAATTTCCACCGTTCATCATGTGGGTTTTCCCCTCATGTTTTGGCCTTTTTACTTTAGCATTGGGAAAGTCTCTTCTCCCCCAGCACGATGACACATTTATCAgatgacagcaaaaaaaaacaaaaacaacaacaatcatcATGTTAAAGTACAGTATTTCAAAAAAGCTTCTTCTTTACTTTTGACTCCCAGGAACAGAACTCCAAGGTGTCACTGCCACAACAACCCCAATGAAAAGTACCCAGCCTgccctttgacctttagatttCACCATATGTCTGTGGATTTAAAAGATTTCTAACAAAAGGATCCTGGCTAGAAATGTTCTGACTGCAGGATGTTTCTCAGCATCTTCAGATGCTTTAGAGGGTGGAGTGGACAGATCTGCCAAGCATTCGTATCCTTCATGACTTCGTTCTGAGTCAGCAGCAGTTCCAGCTTCTTGCGGATTGCTGCCTCAGGTCTGGACACTACAGCTTcccacactttttcttttttggttgatcaaattacaaaagaaaatgtCACGTTCCTGTTAATTTGCctgtgtgttgctttttcttcttcctctaaaAGAAATAACATAGCTGAAGGGTTTTCTGTAAAGTATTTCTCTTTGCGGCATGCATTTGACCTTCTGTAAGATCACACGGCTGCTGCAGAGAGGGCCTCCAtgcagcatgatgctgccaccaccaggCTTCATGAAGAGGGATGATGGTGCATTTCTGGTGCAGATTTGTGCTACGtttatacaaaacattaaatctgGTATGACATCCTTTTGATTGGTGGtggagggagggaaagaaaaacctaACTACATCCACTGCGGCACAATACGGTAAGAAAAAATATAATGTAAGAAGACCCCAGGGATATTTTATAAGCACAGTAAGGGACATCATAATCAATGACCATGGTACCACTCGTACCAGGGAGAGAAGGGGTGCATCTCAATAGGCTGGAGTAGCTCAGTCTCTTTATCTTCAAGCCATGATTTAAAGTTATGCTACCCCTACCAAATATTCTTCtatttcttctttgtgtttgtgtgtgtgtgtgtgtgtagaagaTATGGAGATAAAGCTACTTCAAACAGGTATACAGTTATAacttgtgctatacaaatgagTTACACTTGAGTTGGTCATATTGAGATGCAGCCATGAGGTCAGTGAGACTAAACGAGTATCTCCTGTCAGACAGGCTGAACTGGACTACCCACAGATAAGAACCGCACAACCGGAGTGAGTGAGGGAtctgttctgtttttccttttagttttttcccctcaaaaaaaacaaaaaaaaacaaaacacaaaataaaataaaaaatgcagggTGATgtaaaggaataaaataaaggaaaaaaacaacaacactgcaTTTAATTTAGACCAACATTGAGAGTCCAATGTAGCTCAAACATATTTACAACCTCcaaagaataaaagtaaaaacacttCTATTGATGTCCCAATgccccacacacacattgtcCCTCTTTAGCCCACCCACGTTTttgattcaaaataaaaattgtgAAAGTGTTATGAAAATATAGGTTAGCCCAACATGGTTGTGTCATGGACTCCACTCTCCTCCTCCCGTTCTTCTTTCTCCTCgtcgtctcttttttttttttttttcttcagtaagGGTGTTGGGTGTTGCTGTTCTGTCCCACTAGCCTGTCCCAACCCTAACCCCCTCCCTGACCCCGGGGCGTGGCATTGAGTCACAGGAAGGCCGTTAAGGTCACAGCTC
The DNA window shown above is from Astatotilapia calliptera chromosome 11, fAstCal1.2, whole genome shotgun sequence and carries:
- the stx17 gene encoding syntaxin-17, with the protein product MAEEGNKLTLRRLEAPIHKFIKVALPTDLERLQKHHNNILKYQHTQQWDRLHQEHINASRTVQQLRANMREMEKLCTRVRAEDADALEALIKPVRDRASAAAQDFLRLHSNPEPQPAPASPPATHSSSCASSSCHTDDNTSDVPGFGRQSQVQLPEIPPDQRAAESWDNLEEDLKELSGLVTEFSILVHSQQEKIDSIEDNVNTAAANVEEGTKSLGKAVGYKLAVLPVAGALLGGVLGGPLGLLAGFKAAGIAAALGGGALGFAGGNLVQKHRRAKVDLQMKQLTATPSPPPSTPPTDEPEARKDK